Proteins encoded by one window of Panicum virgatum strain AP13 chromosome 7N, P.virgatum_v5, whole genome shotgun sequence:
- the LOC120683056 gene encoding 6,7-dimethyl-8-ribityllumazine synthase, chloroplastic-like yields MAAPPATSHAAASSPCARLPSAPLRRSPAAVSFPSRPRPAALAARAGPARRLDVAAAAAAGHQKLMGSLTSNEKLRFGVVVARFNEVVTNLLLQGALETFERYSVKAENITVVSVPGSFEVPITAQKLGKSGKFDAILCIGAVIRGDTTHYDAVTNSAASGVLNAGLSAGIPCVFGVLTCEDMDQALNRAGGKAGNKGAEAALTAIEMASLFRHHLG; encoded by the exons atggcggctcCTCCCGCGACGTCCCACGCGGCCGCGAGCTCCCCCTGCGCCCGGCTGCCCAGCGCGCCCCTGAGGCGTTcacccgccgccgtctcctTCCCCTCCCGCC CACGGCCGGCCGCGCTGGCGGCGCGCGCCGGGCCCGCGCGGCGCCTcgacgtggccgccgccgccgctgcggggcACCAGAAGCTCATGGGGTCGCTGACCAGCAACGAGAAGCTCAGGTTTGGTGTG GTTGTGGCACGGTTCAACGAGGTTGTGACAAACTTGTTACTGCAGGGGGCCCTGGAGACATTCGAGCGATACTCTGTCAAAGCTGAAAATATAACA GTTGTTAGTGTTCCTGGAAGCTTTGAAGTTCCCATCACGGCACAAAAGCTTGGGAAGTCTGGAAAATTTGATGCCATTCTGTGCATTGGAGCTGTG ATTAGAGGGGACACGACTCACTATGATGCTGTTACAAACTCAGCTGCATCTGGTGTACTGAATGCTGGATTATCTGCTG GCATCCCTTGCGTATTTGGTGTACTAACCTGTGAAGACATGGACCAG GCGCTAAACCGTGCTGGTGGCAAGGCAGGGAACAAGGGCGCTGAAGCTGCTCTTACTGCT ATCGAGATGGCCTCTCTGTTTCGGCATCACTTAGGTTGA
- the LOC120683113 gene encoding ribonucleoside-diphosphate reductase small chain-like — protein MPSVPALLPACDAEEPLLAESSDRFSMFPIRYPQIWEFYKKAVASFWTAEEVDLSADARHWDAALSPDERHFISHVLAFFAASDGIVLENLASRFMSDVQVAEARAFYGFQIAIENIHSEMYSLLLETYIRDGAEKGRLFRAIDTVPAVRRKADWAMRWIDGGERFAERLVAFACVEGIFFSGSFCAIFWLKKRGLMPGLTFSNELISRDEGLHCDFACLLYDLLRSKLDEGRVREIVADAVDIEREFVCDALPVALVGMNGGLMSQYIEFVADRLLMALGHKKMYNVANPFDWMELISLQGKTNFFEKRVGEYQKASVMSSLNGGAAANHVFSIDEDF, from the coding sequence ATGCCGTCCGTGCCGGCGCTCTTGCCCGCGTGCGACGCGGAGGAGCCCTTGCTGGCGGAGTCGTCGGACCGCTTCTCCATGTTCCCGATCAGGTACCCGCAGATCTGGGAGTTCTACAAGAAGGCGGTGGCGTCCTTCTGGACGGCCGAGGAGGTGGACCTCTCGGCCGACGCGCGCCACTGGGACGCGGCGCTTTCCCCCGACGAGCGCCACTTCATTTCCCACGTGCTCGCCTTCTTCGCCGCCTCCGACGGCATCGTGCTCGAGAACCTCGCCTCCCGCTTCATGTCCGACGTGCAGGTCGCCGAGGCGCGCGCCTTCTACGGCTTCCAGATCGCCATCGAGAACATCCACTCGGAGATGTACTCGCTGCTGCTGGAGACCTACATCCGCGACGGCGCCGAGAAGGGCCGCCTCTTCCGCGCCATCGACACCGTCCCCGCCGTGCGCCGCAAGGCCGACTGGGCCATGCGCTGGATCGACGGCGGGGAGCGCTTCGCCGAGCGCCTCGTCGCCTTCGCCTGCGTCGAGGGCATCTTCTTCTCGGGCTCCTTCTGCGCCATCTTCTGGCTCAAGAAGCGCGGCCTCATGCCGGGCCTCACCTTCTCCAACGAGCTCATCTCCCGCGACGAGGGCCTCCACTGCGACTTCGCCTGCCTCCTCTACGACCTTCTCCGCAGCAAGCTCGACGAGGGCCGCGTCCGCGAGAtcgtcgccgacgccgtcgaCATCGAGCGCGAGTTCGTCTGCGATGCGCTCCCCGTCGCGCTCGTCGGCATGAACGGCGGCCTCATGAGCCAGTACATCGAGTTCGTCGCCGACCGCCTGCTCATGGCGCTGGGCCACAAGAAGATGTACAACGTCGCCAACCCCTTTGACTGGATGGAGCTCATCTCGCTGCAGGGCAAGACCAACTTCTTCGAGAAGCGCGTCGGGGAGTACCAGAAGGCGTCCGTGATGTCCAGCCtcaacggcggcgccgccgcgaatcACGTCTTCAGCATCGACGAGGACTTCTGA